GTATACTTGGGCTAAAAAATTATGTTGGAATTGATATGGAAACCTACTCAGAAGTATGGAATGAACTCGGATTAAACGATATAATACGTGCGCGTATAAATCAGGTTAATCTAGGTGATGTCGCGCTAGTCTATGCGGAAAAAATGTGACAGATAAAGTTCAGCAACGGGTTGAGAGACTCATTTCGTTATAGCCAATCTCTGATTGAGAGAACTGTTGAAATAAAGTTTATCCTGATGCATATCAGGTCTCAATCAAAGATTGCTTGGAACTCAATGAAAAATATCTTTACACAATTTCTTAAACGAGATAGACCAATAATCAAACAGGAGCAGAATCGACGACGGAATTATAAGGAGAGTAGAAAGCAATCACTTCGAGTTCGTTCATATCCGATTCGTGGGTATCTCGAGACAACCAATCGCTGTAATCTTCGATGTCAGATGTGTGGGCAATCCTTTTTTGAAGGAGAGCGTACAGATTTATCGGATGAAATTATCAAAAAAATTCAGCCGTTGTTTCCATATTTTATAGAATTATCTATTTTCGGATACGGAGAAGCTTTGGTTGACCATCGTATATTTCAGATACTAGAACTGATACCCAACCATGTTACCACTCGATTAGTTACCAATGGTGTTCTACTAGATGAAAAAGCATCTCAGGAATTGATTAACCATCAGTTGAAACAACTCTATATTTCGATAGAGGCAACGAATGAAGAAACCTATTCATTCGTTCGAGGAGGCAGATATTTCAATCGAGTTATCGGAAATGTTGAACGATTACTGAAATTAAAACGGGAACGAAATTCGCCATATCCTGAAGTGGCCTTTGCATTCACCTTTATGAAACGGACATTAGCAGAATTTTTAGATTTTGTCGAGTTAACTGCACGATTAGGGATAAAGATTATCACAGGAGACTATTTGATAGTGTATCGTCCGGAACTAATGAACGAATCCCTTTTTTTCCACCAGGAATATACGAATCATATTTTTGCTCAAGCGCGAGAAAAAGCGAAAACGTTAGGGATTGAACTACGGATTCCACCGTCGTTTGCTGAAGCGGATATTGAGAAAGACAAAAGAAAATTATCGATCCAATCTCATTCGAGTTCTAAATCTGCGGACAATAATCCAGAGTGGAAACTATGTTATGAACCTTGGGAATTCATTTATTTCCGCAGTGATGGATTTGTCAGTCCTTGTTGTGCCAATGACGTTAAACTAGGTGATTTACGCAATCATTCGTTTGCAGAAGTCTGGAATGGAAAACAATATCAGGAATTTCGCAGGACTGTGAATACGACTCGGCCGCACCCACATTGTCAGACCTGTATCAATACTGGCAAACGAATTATAACGCAACGTGAGTATCATATTAAGTTACTTGATAAAAACGGTAAAATTATAAAAATTTAGTCGTTAGCAATCAGAACGTAGATTTTTTTCTGATTCTAACATATAACCTCTCTACTTAATTCTATGAGCAGAATCCTTGCGCTTGGTGTCGGTCCGTTACCTTTTGAAAACCAGATTAAATTTTATGGTTCATCAATCCGGACATGGCATTTTATAAAACCGTTACTCGAACTCGGACATGAAATTTGTTTGATAGCGATGCAGTTACCTGATCCCGAGAACGAACTCAATCTAGAAAAATTAATTCGGCGTGAGATAACCGATTTCCCATCTGGTGCAAAACCTTGGATATATTACTCGGTAGATGAACTATCGGTTTTTCGAGATATTAAGTTTCTGAAAGAAGTACACGATGGATTTCAACCGGATTGTTTACTTGGTATTAATACCCATGCAGCTTGGATGACTGCTCAAATACCGTCTGATAAACCTTTCTGGGCAGATTTGAACGGTTATGCAATGGCGGAAGCGCAAATTAAATCATTTCAAGACCAAGATGATAAATGGATACAATATTTTTGGAATATGGAAAAAACTATTGTTGCTCGTGCTGATATCTTTTCAACGGTATCATTGCCGCAGAAATATGCTTTAATTGGTGAATTAGCGACATTTAAACGGTTGAACGCACAAACTGCCGGCTATGAATTTGTATATCACATACCAAATTCAATTGAAAATGCGGAATTAAAACCGAATAGAACTGTGCTGCGTGGAGTAGAAGTTGCGGATACAGATTTTGTTATACTCTGGAGTGGTAGTTATAATACCTGGACAGATGTAGATTTTTTATTTACCGGTTTGACGAAAGCTATGGAAAGAAATCCGCGCATTAAATTTGTTTCTACCGGAGGACATATTTCCGGACATGATACGAGGACTTATTCTCGATTTGTTACCTTGGTTAACCACTCTCGGTTCCGTGACCGATTTATTTTGAAAGGATGGATTCCGCTGGATGATGTAACTAATTATTATTTCGCATCAAATCTTGGATTAAATATTGATGGAAATAATTATGAAGTAGTTTTTGGGGCACGTAATCGTTTAAATAGTATGATGCGAGCCGGGCTTCCCATTCTAACTTCTTTGGGAACGGAAATAACCCAAATTTTAGCTAAAGAACAATTAGCGTTAACTTTTCCTATAGGCGATTTAAAAACTTTTATAACTCATATTCTCTGGGCTGTTGACCATCAATCTGAATTAACTGAGTTGGGATTGAAAGCAAAACGATTTATTTTTGAGCATTGGACCTTTGAAAAAACTACTCGCCAACTCCAACAGTGGGTATCTCATCCAACTCACGCTCCCGATTATAAAATAAATGGAATGATTCAATAAGCAGAATTTGAATATTGCATAAGAGTATTAAGGAAGCTCAAATAATAGTAGAAAAATATTGGATAACAATAAAGGTTTCCTTTACTCCAATCTCTTTTGAGCTTAGCTTATCATATTGTTACCACGAAATATTGTTTGCTATGATATAATTTATGAAAATATTTGCTGTTGGTGCTGGACCATTGCCCTTCGAATCGAGTACAACCTTATATGGACTTGGATATCGAACTTGGCATATTGTAAAACCATTGCTAGATGATGGACATCAGGTGCGATTAGTTGCGGTTCGAATTCCTACCGCTTCGGAATCAGGTTTAAACCTGCCATTAGTTCAGGAAATTCGAAATTTAAACGATGAATTTCGAAATTTAAGATATTTTAGTATCAACGAAATGGAACCGTTTTTGGATGGGGAAACAGTACAGAAGCTCTATGATGAATTTCGTCCGGATTGTATCGTTGGGATAAACGGACTACCAGCATCTGTTGCTGCCAAGATAAATCGAACTGTACCATTTTGGGCGGATTTAAACGGCTGGCTGATGGCGGAAGCGCAATCGAAATCCGCACGTATCGGGTCGAATCAACCAATTGATGAATTCTGGCAGCAGGAAGAACGCATTATTAGAACCGCAGATATTTTTTCAACGGTTTCAATTCCCCAGAAATATGCGTTACTTGGCGAACTTGCTACAATCGGTAGATTATCAGCGATAACCACGGGGTATGAGTTTGTTTACCATATACCCAATTCGTTCGAACCGAAAGAAATCCAGCATAATAGAATTGTTATCCGCAATAGGCTAGGGCAAGATGCATTTGTTATTTTATGGTCAGGTGGATATAATACCTGGACTGATATTGATACATTATTTAAC
This genomic interval from bacterium contains the following:
- a CDS encoding radical SAM protein, encoding MKNIFTQFLKRDRPIIKQEQNRRRNYKESRKQSLRVRSYPIRGYLETTNRCNLRCQMCGQSFFEGERTDLSDEIIKKIQPLFPYFIELSIFGYGEALVDHRIFQILELIPNHVTTRLVTNGVLLDEKASQELINHQLKQLYISIEATNEETYSFVRGGRYFNRVIGNVERLLKLKRERNSPYPEVAFAFTFMKRTLAEFLDFVELTARLGIKIITGDYLIVYRPELMNESLFFHQEYTNHIFAQAREKAKTLGIELRIPPSFAEADIEKDKRKLSIQSHSSSKSADNNPEWKLCYEPWEFIYFRSDGFVSPCCANDVKLGDLRNHSFAEVWNGKQYQEFRRTVNTTRPHPHCQTCINTGKRIITQREYHIKLLDKNGKIIKI
- a CDS encoding glycosyltransferase, coding for MKIFAVGAGPLPFESSTTLYGLGYRTWHIVKPLLDDGHQVRLVAVRIPTASESGLNLPLVQEIRNLNDEFRNLRYFSINEMEPFLDGETVQKLYDEFRPDCIVGINGLPASVAAKINRTVPFWADLNGWLMAEAQSKSARIGSNQPIDEFWQQEERIIRTADIFSTVSIPQKYALLGELATIGRLSAITTGYEFVYHIPNSFEPKEIQHNRIVIRNRLGQDAFVILWSGGYNTWTDIDTLFNGITRAMKRDGRIWFVSTGGALPGHDEKTYIRFQELIQHSEFTNRFLLRGWIPSEDVFNYYFESDIGINIDTFNYETVFGARNRLLHMMKLGLPVLTTLGTEISYVIAENRLGLTFEIGNADQLAEQIHYAISHPQEMKEISQRARQFVYSNYTCEKTAIPLREWVKSPKFAPDNSAAMIGGKRQNPEFDASSPIQILKSFFKKVKS